In Oleiharenicola lentus, the following are encoded in one genomic region:
- a CDS encoding CDP-alcohol phosphatidyltransferase family protein — MHLKQLPNLISLCRLAVLPPLMIGAMAVGERAWFFGLLCVAWATDALDGFLARRLNAVTDLGRLLDSWADYVTLALCLAGLAWLWPEVMAREWRWIAAGVTACFAVVICGLVRYGRPPGYHTRLAKLTAIALPLAFASLLAGWSARPLHGVVVLQVLSTLEELAIFLLLPGHSGEVSSVRSAWRQRQTRLPAPPSQPPAGHPARPPAPFPSHPSTP; from the coding sequence ATGCACCTGAAACAACTGCCCAACCTGATCAGCCTGTGTCGGCTGGCCGTGCTGCCTCCGCTGATGATCGGAGCCATGGCCGTCGGCGAACGCGCGTGGTTTTTCGGGTTGCTGTGCGTGGCCTGGGCAACCGATGCGCTGGACGGTTTTCTCGCGCGCCGGCTCAACGCCGTCACCGACCTGGGCCGGCTGCTCGACAGCTGGGCCGACTACGTGACGCTCGCGCTGTGCCTCGCCGGTCTGGCCTGGCTCTGGCCCGAGGTGATGGCGCGCGAATGGCGCTGGATCGCCGCGGGCGTGACCGCCTGCTTCGCCGTCGTGATCTGCGGCCTGGTGCGCTACGGGCGGCCTCCCGGCTATCACACGCGTCTGGCCAAGCTCACGGCCATCGCGCTGCCCCTGGCCTTCGCCAGCCTGCTGGCGGGCTGGTCGGCCCGGCCGCTGCACGGGGTCGTGGTGCTGCAGGTCCTGAGCACGCTCGAGGAACTCGCGATTTTCCTGCTGCTGCCCGGCCACTCCGGCGAGGTGTCGTCGGTGAGGTCCGCCTGGCGCCAACGCCAAACCCGGCTGCCCGCGCCACCGTCGCAGCCCCCGGCCGGTCACCCCGCGCGTCCGCCCGCCCCATTTCCCTCCCATCCTTCCACGCCATGA